Proteins from a single region of Actinomycetota bacterium:
- a CDS encoding HyaD/HybD family hydrogenase maturation endopeptidase yields the protein MEGSPTEESGKRYKVLVLGVGNILMADDGFGVRVVQEMEKMSLPEGAHLLDGGTAGFDLLHPIQDAEKLIVVDSILAGAEPGEIFKFTPSDIKLKRRDKLSLHEVEVLEVIKMAAQLGYAPESVFIAVQPKVMDISLDLSEEVKAKIPRVIELVMVEVEASLAKQAGPEA from the coding sequence ATGGAAGGAAGTCCCACCGAAGAGAGTGGCAAAAGATATAAAGTTCTCGTCCTTGGCGTCGGCAATATCCTGATGGCAGATGACGGTTTTGGCGTTAGGGTCGTCCAAGAGATGGAGAAGATGAGCCTGCCCGAGGGCGCCCACCTCCTGGATGGGGGCACGGCCGGGTTCGACCTTCTTCACCCCATTCAAGATGCCGAAAAGCTGATAGTTGTAGATTCCATTCTGGCCGGGGCCGAGCCGGGCGAGATCTTTAAGTTTACCCCGAGCGACATCAAGCTCAAAAGGCGCGATAAGCTCTCTCTGCACGAGGTCGAGGTCTTAGAGGTAATCAAGATGGCAGCCCAGCTTGGTTATGCGCCAGAGTCGGTCTTTATCGCCGTCCAGCCCAAGGTGATGGATATCAGCCTTGACCTCTCCGAGGAGGTCAAGGCCAAAATCCCCAGGGTGATCGAGCTGGTGATGGTCGAGGTCGAGGCATCCTTGGCTAAGCAGGCCGGCCCGGAGGCATAG
- the hypA gene encoding hydrogenase maturation nickel metallochaperone HypA — protein sequence MHEMGITESILSVVLEESAKRGGKKVSRVVLEIGELTNIVADSIEFYFELMAKGTAAEGARLEPRLIPLEAECEICKKRRKIENLDFVCVCGGHMKTTQGKELAIVSIEIEGASE from the coding sequence ATGCACGAGATGGGGATCACCGAAAGCATCTTGAGCGTCGTCTTGGAGGAGTCGGCAAAGCGCGGCGGCAAGAAGGTGAGCCGAGTCGTTTTGGAGATAGGCGAGCTGACTAACATCGTGGCCGACTCAATAGAATTCTATTTTGAACTGATGGCCAAGGGGACGGCGGCCGAAGGGGCCCGCCTTGAGCCCAGATTAATCCCGCTTGAAGCCGAATGCGAGATCTGCAAGAAGCGGAGGAAGATCGAAAATCTCGATTTTGTCTGCGTTTGCGGCGGGCACATGAAGACCACTCAGGGCAAGGAGCTTGCAATAGTCTCGATAGAGATCGAAGGGGCGAGTGAGTAG